The sequence AAGCAGCGACAATTTCTGCCTGCCTTATTCATCCATCGTTAACCAGTCAGGCAACGAACAGGTATTCACCATCAAAAACTCGCAAGCCATCTCTGTGCCTGTCAATGTGGCGTCATTCGGTAAGAATACCGCGTGTGTCGAATCAGAACTTCACAATGGCGACTATGTGGTAGTGAGTGGCGCGCAGTACGTGCAAGAAGGTCAACATTTCTCATCAATCCAAGTAAAAGATCTGTAGGTACGCACCATGAACTTAGCTGACTTTGCTATAAAGCAACGAACCTTCGTCCTATTCTTCACTGTGTTGAGTGTCATCGCTGGCCTGTACTCCTATTTTGACCTCGGTAAGCTCGAAGACCCTAGCTTCACAGTCAAAACGGCCGTTGTTGTTACGCTCTACCCCGGAGCCTCAGCCGAAGAAGTGGAACAACAGGTAACAGATACGGTAGAAACAAAGCTTCAAGAGATGGCGAACTTAAACCGCCTGCGCTCTTTGTCTCGTCCGGGCATGTCGATGGTATTTGTCGATTTGAAAGAGTCTTTGAATTCAAAAGAACTGCCACAAGATTGGGATTTACTGCGTCGTAAAGTATCAGACATGAAAATGCTGCTGCCGAGCACAGCACAGATCAGCATTGTGCAAGACGAGTTTTCTGAAGTGTATGGCATGCTTTTCTCTGTGTACGGTGAAGACGCTTCTCCTTCAGAACTACGTACTTATGCAGAAGAGTTACAACGTCGCATTAAAACCGTAGACGGTATAAAAAAAGTAGAACTGCATGGCGTTCAACCTCGCGTAGTACATATTGATATTCCAGACGAACGTTTAGCGCAGTATGGTTTATCGATGGCTCAGGTTTGGAGTCAGCTCAACACACAAAACGCGACGTTTGATGCGGGTAAATTTGCGGCAGGCGGTGAGCGCATTCGTGTTCAGCAATCTAGCCAGTTCACCTCACTCGCTGATATTAACAACCTGATGATCAAAGGTGGTGTCAGTGATTTTGGGACAGGGCTAATTCGACTTGGTGACATTGCTGATGTGACCATGGGTTACCAAGAACCAATGATGACGGAAAACCGTTACAACGGCGTACCAGCCGTCACTCTTGCAATGAGCCCTGTCTCTGGCGTGAACGTGGTATCTCTGGGTGACGATATCAATCGAGTGGTTGACGAGTTCCAAGCATCACTGCCCTTGGGTGTTGAAGTCGCAACCGTTGCAAACCAGCCTGAAGAAGTTCAGAAATCGATAGATAACTTTGTAAGCAACCTGCTTGAAAGTGTCGCGATTGTGTTTGTTGTACTGTCGATCTTCATGGGCTTAAAGAGTGCAACGATTGTTGGTTCAAGCTTGCTATTGACGATTCTACTCACGCTTATCTACATGAACATTGCGGCGATCGATTTGCACCGTGTGTCTTTGGGTACGTTTATCCTTGCGCTTGGCATGTTAGTTGATAATGCGATTGTAATTACCGATATGATGATCGTGAAGATCAACAAAGGTATCGACCGAACTGCAGCAGCAGTTGATTCTGTTAAAGAGACCGCGACACCCTTGTTTGGTGCAACAGTGATTGCGATTATGGGTGCGAGTCCGGTTATCTTCTCTAAGACCGATGCCGCTGAATTTGCCAGTTCAGTATTCTTAATCATTGCGTCTTCGCTACTGTTGTCTTGGTTCGTAGCAATGACCTTCACCGCTCTAATGTGCTGGATGTTCATCAAACCAACCAAACAAAAAACCGACACTAAAGTGAGCTTATACCGTAAAAGCGTCAACTGGACGGTCGATAATCCAATCAAAGCGTTGACTGCCCTCGTCCCGCTTATTTTGGTCACCGCGTTGGCAATTCCGAACATAGCGATTAACTTTATCCCGCAAGCGGATCGCCCTATCTTGTTCGTTGATTACTGGCTTCCGAATGGTGCGAAGATAGAGCAAACCTCACAAGACATGGAACGCATTGAAGCATGGTTACTTGAACAGCCAGAAGTGACCAATATTTCAACCTATGTGGGCGCTGGCGCACCGCGTTTCTCAGTAACCATTGAGCCTGAACCGTTCGATCCTGCTTATGGCCAGATCTTGATTAACGCTGTTGATTATCCATCACTCAACACACTAATTGCTCGTGGTGACAAGTGGCTAGCAAAAGAGTTTCCTGACGCTGATCCGCGATTCCGAGGTTTAAAACTGGCGACCTCAGATAAATTCAGTGTTGAAGCGCGTTTCTCCGGCCCGGATGTCGAGGTGCTTCACGGACTATCAAAGCAAGCGAAAGCTATATTTGCTCAACATCCAGACACCAAATACGTTCGTGACGACTGGCGTCAAAAGACCAAAGTGTTAGAACCTATCATTAACCAAGACAAGATGCGCCTTGCAGGTATTAACCGCGCAGACATTGCATTCGCGATAAAGCGCGCGTCAGAAGGTATGCCGTTGGGTCGTATGAAGTTGAACGATGAGTTGGTCACGATTCAACTTCGCGGGACAGAAAGCTCAATTCAATCACTTGAAACTCTGCCGGTTCGCTCTCTATTGGGCATACACAGCGTTCCACTCGGCCAAGTCATCGATGGGTTTGAGCTAACCAGTGAAGAGACCATGATTTGGCGTCGTGACCGAGTGAAAACCATCACTGCACAAGCTGGCGTTGGTCGTTACACCACACCCGCAGCAGTAAGAAACTCCGTTAAAGAGCAAATTGAATCAATCCACCTTCCAGATGGTTACCACTTGGAATGGGGTGGCGAATATTACGACGAGCATAAAGCGGTCAGCGATATTCTTAAGCAACTGCCTAAAGCAATGTTGTTGATGGTAATTATCTTAGTGGCGATGTTTAACGGCTTCAAACAGCCAGTGATCATCT is a genomic window of Vibrio sp. ED004 containing:
- a CDS encoding efflux RND transporter permease subunit, translating into MNLADFAIKQRTFVLFFTVLSVIAGLYSYFDLGKLEDPSFTVKTAVVVTLYPGASAEEVEQQVTDTVETKLQEMANLNRLRSLSRPGMSMVFVDLKESLNSKELPQDWDLLRRKVSDMKMLLPSTAQISIVQDEFSEVYGMLFSVYGEDASPSELRTYAEELQRRIKTVDGIKKVELHGVQPRVVHIDIPDERLAQYGLSMAQVWSQLNTQNATFDAGKFAAGGERIRVQQSSQFTSLADINNLMIKGGVSDFGTGLIRLGDIADVTMGYQEPMMTENRYNGVPAVTLAMSPVSGVNVVSLGDDINRVVDEFQASLPLGVEVATVANQPEEVQKSIDNFVSNLLESVAIVFVVLSIFMGLKSATIVGSSLLLTILLTLIYMNIAAIDLHRVSLGTFILALGMLVDNAIVITDMMIVKINKGIDRTAAAVDSVKETATPLFGATVIAIMGASPVIFSKTDAAEFASSVFLIIASSLLLSWFVAMTFTALMCWMFIKPTKQKTDTKVSLYRKSVNWTVDNPIKALTALVPLILVTALAIPNIAINFIPQADRPILFVDYWLPNGAKIEQTSQDMERIEAWLLEQPEVTNISTYVGAGAPRFSVTIEPEPFDPAYGQILINAVDYPSLNTLIARGDKWLAKEFPDADPRFRGLKLATSDKFSVEARFSGPDVEVLHGLSKQAKAIFAQHPDTKYVRDDWRQKTKVLEPIINQDKMRLAGINRADIAFAIKRASEGMPLGRMKLNDELVTIQLRGTESSIQSLETLPVRSLLGIHSVPLGQVIDGFELTSEETMIWRRDRVKTITAQAGVGRYTTPAAVRNSVKEQIESIHLPDGYHLEWGGEYYDEHKAVSDILKQLPKAMLLMVIILVAMFNGFKQPVIIFTTLPLAATGATFSLLLLDKPFGFMALIGAVTLTGMIIKNGIVLMDQIELERKNGRSLSDAIKEATVNRTMAISMGALTTALGMIPLLSDLLFDQMAATIIGGLAAATVLSLFVMPALYKLFYRTEEKKTVEEAIKDAVIVLDATPQSTNSGTTTSFNKEQ